The Gemmatimonadota bacterium genome has a segment encoding these proteins:
- a CDS encoding GWxTD domain-containing protein, protein MKKCVRFFAIRLIPIYIFLIASGSKAEQPFITLMTRPDSLVMAADVRIEMDSARHAIDLLQEAVHLDPELAEGYARLGTAYLESRERKKQWKKARQAFEKALSLNPDLAEAHDGLGQIALYQKEDIRGAKTHFEKAIALAPKSKKIRYHLDLVRLMEEDRSLKRASERALERDSTDIAASKIMAEHHKKKDEWNRVIDLYKRCVWQAPEDLDIAYQLGVIYAMNERFAELRDLFTYLGNAVETRRFLPLIAQVFLYEGNGERAVRIFRNYITLLDAAEAALYRDISLLASIPELESLSRVTSAIEREAFLRRFWIRHDLSRVSGGFLRQAEHYRRVWHARTHFSKAIYPWDRRGEVYIRYGEPDYRSTSDRLNADMPAKAQRIKERMAVDLYGPDAVGEFFTGPVYPVRSNRAFSTKAPDPQDLGLTSDEIQLIFVLEDAQDAERTELSERVQAADAGEGDQVNRIVDQEQTLAALGDVNTGDLSFSPSRVRQERFVEQAMGLFMPVTNREDASIVPWESWVYTMVAEGLEVTFTDEYFQGNFEFAPVPTHVPNELKERYVAVRDLTDFLYHSPELVLNKMAGRIPDFHDFARGAQPLDFWYRTASFKGKNGSTRLEIYSGIPPDSLLKKQEGTWVIRSAALTDPEVDQTYRDERKFFLDETFLQASVDTSRGWQNLVLDMAAIEAPPGTYELGLRVREAETRRFQIYRQQVVLEDYARADLNLSDIELAWSISDETPSEGVFVKQGLNIMPMSVWAFPEKHPAFLYFEIYHLSKNEFGQTHYRVSYDIRSKDQKGQGARVLAGLGRLLGKEEGEQGVSVTYDQTGNTTDGLSYVELNLDGAGKGDHEVQVTVEDLVSGVQVTKKTTFGIR, encoded by the coding sequence ATGAAAAAATGCGTTCGGTTTTTTGCAATTCGACTGATTCCCATATACATCTTTCTGATTGCAAGTGGATCAAAGGCAGAACAGCCCTTCATAACCCTGATGACCCGGCCGGACTCTCTCGTGATGGCTGCAGATGTGAGGATTGAGATGGACAGTGCGCGGCACGCGATAGACCTATTGCAAGAAGCTGTACACCTGGACCCGGAATTGGCCGAAGGCTACGCCCGCCTGGGCACGGCATATCTGGAATCTCGCGAGCGGAAAAAACAATGGAAAAAAGCCAGACAGGCATTTGAAAAGGCACTGAGCTTAAACCCAGACCTCGCAGAAGCGCACGACGGACTGGGACAGATCGCACTCTACCAGAAGGAAGATATCCGCGGAGCCAAAACACATTTCGAAAAAGCAATCGCTCTCGCCCCCAAATCAAAAAAAATACGCTACCACCTCGACCTCGTGCGACTCATGGAAGAAGACCGCTCCTTGAAAAGGGCATCCGAACGGGCACTTGAACGGGACTCAACAGATATCGCAGCCAGCAAAATCATGGCGGAACACCACAAAAAAAAGGACGAGTGGAACCGGGTAATCGACCTGTACAAACGCTGTGTATGGCAGGCTCCTGAAGACCTGGATATCGCCTATCAATTGGGCGTAATTTACGCCATGAACGAACGCTTTGCCGAACTGCGAGACCTGTTTACCTATTTGGGCAATGCAGTCGAAACGCGACGTTTTTTACCTCTGATAGCCCAGGTCTTTCTCTATGAAGGCAATGGCGAACGGGCCGTACGCATCTTTCGCAACTACATCACCCTCCTCGATGCCGCAGAAGCAGCACTTTACCGGGACATCTCCCTATTAGCCTCCATACCCGAACTGGAATCCCTTTCCAGAGTCACATCGGCTATCGAGCGCGAAGCCTTTCTGCGCCGCTTCTGGATTCGGCACGACCTATCGCGCGTATCCGGTGGATTTTTGCGCCAGGCCGAACACTACCGTCGGGTCTGGCACGCACGCACACACTTTTCAAAAGCGATATATCCCTGGGACCGACGGGGCGAAGTGTACATCCGCTACGGTGAACCCGACTATCGCTCAACATCCGACCGCCTGAATGCCGACATGCCGGCCAAAGCACAGCGCATCAAAGAGCGAATGGCCGTAGATCTCTACGGCCCGGACGCCGTGGGTGAATTTTTCACAGGACCGGTATATCCCGTTCGAAGCAACCGGGCTTTCAGCACCAAAGCACCCGATCCCCAAGACCTGGGCTTAACCTCGGACGAGATCCAACTCATATTTGTGCTGGAAGATGCCCAGGATGCCGAACGCACCGAATTGTCAGAACGGGTGCAGGCTGCAGACGCGGGTGAAGGCGACCAGGTGAACCGAATTGTGGATCAAGAGCAAACCCTCGCCGCACTGGGCGATGTGAACACGGGTGACCTGAGCTTCTCCCCGTCGCGGGTGCGCCAGGAGCGGTTTGTCGAGCAGGCGATGGGCCTGTTCATGCCCGTAACCAACCGCGAAGACGCCAGCATTGTACCCTGGGAATCCTGGGTATATACCATGGTCGCGGAGGGCCTGGAGGTCACATTTACCGACGAGTATTTTCAGGGCAATTTCGAGTTTGCCCCCGTACCCACGCATGTACCCAACGAATTAAAAGAGCGCTATGTCGCCGTGCGAGACCTCACGGATTTTCTGTACCATTCTCCAGAACTGGTACTAAACAAAATGGCCGGGCGGATACCCGACTTTCACGACTTTGCCCGGGGTGCCCAACCCCTGGATTTCTGGTACCGCACCGCCAGCTTTAAGGGAAAAAACGGCAGCACGCGCCTGGAAATCTACAGCGGCATCCCGCCGGATTCGCTACTCAAAAAGCAGGAGGGCACATGGGTCATACGCAGTGCCGCACTAACAGATCCCGAAGTGGATCAAACCTACCGGGACGAGCGAAAATTTTTCCTCGATGAAACCTTTTTACAAGCCTCCGTCGATACATCCAGAGGATGGCAAAACCTGGTATTGGACATGGCCGCCATAGAAGCACCGCCGGGAACCTATGAACTCGGCCTGCGGGTTCGGGAGGCGGAAACGCGGCGGTTTCAGATTTACAGACAACAGGTGGTTTTGGAAGACTATGCCAGAGCCGACTTGAACTTGAGCGACATCGAGTTGGCCTGGTCAATCTCAGATGAGACACCATCAGAAGGGGTTTTTGTCAAACAGGGATTAAACATAATGCCCATGTCGGTATGGGCATTCCCGGAAAAACATCCGGCCTTTCTCTATTTTGAGATCTATCACCTGAGTAAAAATGAATTTGGACAAACGCATTACCGCGTGTCCTATGACATCCGATCTAAGGACCAGAAGGGCCAGGGTGCCCGCGTCCTCGCCGGACTGGGGCGTCTGCTGGGAAAAGAGGAAGGGGAACAGGGCGTGAGCGTAACCTATGACCAGACCGGAAATACCACAGACGGTCTCTCTTATGTGGAACTAAATCTCGACGGAGCCGGAAAAGGCGACCATGAAGTGCAGGTCACCGTAGAAGATCTGGTAAGCGGCGTGCAGGTCACGAAAAAAACGACCTTTGGGATTCGGTAA
- a CDS encoding TonB-dependent receptor — protein MIRKLAFLSVLLVCVLGVQDWAQAATTGKIAGRVMDIKGDPLPGANVVITGTNRGATADAEGYYIILLVLPGTHSMEASLVGYQKVVQQDVKVVVGYTSTVDFRLTETALEAAELIVTAERPPVEPDKTASKYYVTADEIDLQPVVKDARAWAGLQPGVQKDGRSVRQGNFQMDEGERRAGWYTTTPKPISLTYTVDGVRMVNNDRRAANMFTGVNRASIQEISVVTGVPEAEYGNMDAGIINIVTREGSRDYHGFFEYRYTVAGKRHYGFNAYDPIIHLNQGTGRSRIRLDDPAWLQEKEDIGADGLPGTADDSGRLVHIQPDDYTDVSGHRVEGSISGPIGDKTSFHVSAQTDRQPVQRPDPALRSLPNYQVTGKLTFGVRPNINLKLGGVYGTNQNFRNTRESALSAGRDLYLPAGIDGAGKEIEWNSMLYAYLTHSLSSRTLYELRISRSDSEQDTSGMPIETFNVVRDHDKWFTATPREVRDYRLNRQTRHNLKFDFSSQVTKGNFFKAGAEATWFRTYQWESQSRGTSGSYRVWTMYDYYESAQNRLGADGQMDFVPATTVNGVKLPDLRGAGNLDDPAWNAFRDYPRGAFQLGAYAQDKMEFEGMVVNVGVRLDAYDHGGQTRPEPVWSVLPQNRWFADADASLARQGQTPYPNNPQSFPTYDGLNMFKLSPRFGVSHPITARSAIHFSYGRFFVLPIFYAMYGQTWQAASGRSIAEDLNADNRYSSYEYYGGLEMGSTKRGSTNSRPGSTVNYEVGVDWNFVSDYTANATMFYRRTEDYLQQNNTFLHDPVEKQIKRAHWYQNAYSGETRGLELAVSKRFTNFFSFRATWSWYWEQNNFYGGREWVGRWFVDSDFLAKDAYRFKFAIDETTGERIWQPLSSAEVNAIGMFADQLVQQEIDANRELWITEKFANQVPDAQVGFPWTDERNIAARIHTIGGVRGPANMRDATGDGSITFLFATPEGYGPEVGGSKVLSDLNVNLVLRIEPGTFFRYSQPTPSPSTANKLIRNQLLFTNPTAFRTDLGIQKGFRIGKLRPTVFFEATNLFNAKKPRPIRRWNFFHDIPKYGLAENQPTPVVVRDNNQIWDQWNSYTNRTREIYFGVRTSM, from the coding sequence ATGATAAGAAAGTTAGCATTTTTGTCCGTTTTGCTGGTTTGTGTCCTGGGTGTGCAGGACTGGGCACAGGCGGCAACAACGGGTAAGATAGCTGGCAGGGTAATGGATATCAAAGGCGATCCATTGCCCGGTGCCAACGTCGTAATCACGGGAACAAACCGGGGTGCGACTGCAGATGCAGAAGGATATTATATCATCTTGCTGGTTCTGCCGGGAACGCACAGCATGGAAGCCTCGTTGGTGGGGTATCAGAAGGTGGTGCAGCAAGATGTAAAAGTGGTGGTGGGCTATACCTCCACAGTGGATTTCAGGCTCACCGAGACAGCACTGGAAGCCGCAGAACTGATCGTGACGGCAGAGCGTCCACCCGTAGAGCCGGACAAGACCGCGAGCAAATACTATGTAACGGCTGACGAGATTGACTTGCAGCCCGTGGTCAAAGATGCTCGGGCGTGGGCGGGCTTGCAGCCGGGCGTACAGAAAGACGGACGGTCGGTGCGGCAGGGCAACTTTCAAATGGACGAAGGCGAACGCCGTGCGGGCTGGTACACGACAACGCCAAAGCCCATTTCACTCACCTATACTGTTGACGGTGTGCGAATGGTGAATAATGACCGCCGCGCGGCAAATATGTTCACGGGTGTGAACCGCGCATCTATCCAGGAAATCTCTGTAGTAACAGGTGTGCCAGAAGCCGAATACGGCAATATGGACGCCGGAATCATCAATATCGTGACGCGAGAGGGTAGCCGAGATTATCACGGGTTTTTCGAGTATCGATATACAGTTGCCGGAAAGCGGCATTACGGCTTCAATGCCTATGACCCGATCATTCACCTGAACCAGGGTACGGGTAGAAGCCGCATCCGCCTGGACGATCCGGCCTGGTTGCAGGAAAAAGAAGATATTGGTGCCGATGGATTGCCCGGCACAGCGGATGATTCGGGACGCCTGGTGCATATCCAGCCGGACGATTACACAGATGTATCGGGACATCGCGTTGAAGGGTCTATTTCAGGTCCCATAGGGGACAAGACCTCGTTCCACGTGAGCGCGCAGACAGATCGCCAACCCGTGCAACGTCCCGACCCCGCACTTCGGAGCCTGCCCAATTATCAGGTAACGGGCAAATTGACATTTGGCGTAAGGCCCAATATCAACCTGAAGTTGGGTGGTGTGTATGGAACGAACCAGAATTTCCGCAACACGCGGGAGTCGGCATTATCAGCCGGTCGAGACCTGTATTTGCCCGCAGGCATAGATGGTGCGGGCAAAGAGATCGAGTGGAACTCGATGTTGTATGCATATTTAACGCATTCCCTGTCTTCGCGCACCCTGTACGAGTTGCGTATCTCGCGTTCAGACAGCGAGCAAGACACATCGGGGATGCCTATAGAAACGTTCAATGTAGTTCGGGACCACGACAAGTGGTTTACGGCAACACCTCGTGAGGTTCGGGACTACCGATTGAATCGTCAAACGCGCCACAATTTGAAATTTGATTTCTCCAGTCAGGTTACAAAGGGAAATTTCTTTAAGGCAGGAGCCGAAGCAACCTGGTTCCGGACCTACCAGTGGGAATCACAGAGCCGTGGAACATCGGGCAGTTATCGGGTCTGGACGATGTACGACTACTATGAATCGGCTCAGAACCGGTTGGGTGCAGATGGTCAGATGGACTTTGTGCCCGCCACGACTGTGAACGGCGTTAAACTCCCCGATTTAAGAGGGGCTGGCAATCTCGACGACCCGGCCTGGAACGCCTTCCGGGATTATCCGAGAGGGGCATTCCAGCTTGGAGCTTATGCACAGGACAAGATGGAGTTTGAGGGCATGGTCGTAAACGTGGGCGTGCGCCTGGATGCGTATGATCACGGCGGTCAGACGCGTCCCGAACCCGTGTGGTCAGTACTGCCCCAAAACCGCTGGTTTGCCGATGCAGATGCGTCGTTGGCGCGACAGGGTCAAACGCCCTATCCCAACAATCCGCAGTCATTCCCGACTTATGATGGTCTAAATATGTTCAAACTGTCGCCGCGCTTTGGGGTATCTCACCCGATTACCGCGCGGTCTGCGATTCACTTCTCCTATGGCCGGTTCTTCGTCCTCCCGATTTTCTATGCGATGTACGGACAGACCTGGCAGGCAGCTTCGGGCCGAAGCATAGCCGAAGACCTGAACGCAGACAACAGATACAGTTCTTATGAGTATTACGGCGGCCTGGAAATGGGCTCGACCAAGCGCGGATCGACCAATTCGCGTCCGGGCAGTACGGTGAACTACGAAGTGGGTGTCGATTGGAACTTTGTTTCGGACTACACGGCCAATGCGACGATGTTCTACCGCCGCACAGAAGACTATCTCCAGCAGAACAACACGTTTTTGCACGATCCTGTAGAAAAGCAGATCAAGCGCGCGCACTGGTATCAGAACGCGTATAGTGGTGAAACGCGCGGTCTGGAATTAGCCGTGAGCAAGCGATTCACCAATTTCTTCTCATTCCGCGCGACGTGGAGTTGGTACTGGGAGCAGAACAACTTCTACGGCGGTCGGGAGTGGGTGGGGCGCTGGTTCGTGGATTCGGACTTCCTGGCCAAAGATGCGTATCGCTTTAAGTTTGCAATCGACGAGACCACGGGTGAGCGCATCTGGCAACCCCTGTCGAGTGCCGAGGTCAATGCCATTGGCATGTTTGCCGACCAGTTGGTGCAGCAGGAAATCGACGCCAACCGGGAATTGTGGATCACCGAAAAATTCGCCAATCAGGTGCCGGATGCACAGGTTGGATTCCCCTGGACTGACGAGCGGAATATTGCGGCTCGTATACACACAATAGGAGGTGTGCGCGGTCCTGCCAACATGCGCGATGCCACGGGCGATGGAAGCATCACATTTTTGTTTGCCACGCCCGAAGGCTATGGTCCAGAGGTGGGCGGGAGCAAGGTGCTGAGCGATTTGAATGTGAACCTGGTGCTGCGAATCGAACCGGGCACATTCTTCCGCTACAGCCAGCCCACGCCATCTCCCTCGACGGCCAACAAGCTGATCAGGAACCAGCTGCTGTTCACCAACCCAACGGCATTCCGTACGGACCTGGGCATTCAGAAGGGATTCCGGATTGGAAAATTGCGTCCGACCGTATTCTTTGAGGCGACCAATTTGTTCAATGCCAAAAAGCCGCGTCCGATCCGCAGGTGGAATTTCTTCCACGATATACCCAAATACGGTCTGGCAGAGAACCAGCCCACACCAGTGGTGGTGCGGGACAACAACCAGATCTGGGATCAGTGGAACAGCTACACGAATCGCACCCGCGAGATCTATTTCGGCGTGCGCACGAGCATGTAA
- a CDS encoding dockerin type I domain-containing protein has protein sequence MSRVLVVFALLVFVTSASADPPRLYLDTLIEIPAYNNNLQEVTEKQPGDTIKFQIFAPDAAGHKSHGYVVELALPGKAFDSYIGDINGIGWTEKNMRFARARSGNPTLAMLSLASVTIPENGYLGEITLNVAHPLTSDIVLIIQAAAWANGDGIQDMDASDAAISFMETPLFPGDFDGNEIVNMTDFLFFVAAFNTRSGDAKYNVLADMNRNGTVDMFDFLLFVTAFGG, from the coding sequence ATGTCAAGGGTGCTTGTCGTATTTGCGTTGTTGGTATTTGTAACCTCTGCCTCGGCTGACCCCCCACGGCTTTATCTCGATACGCTGATTGAAATTCCCGCGTATAACAATAACTTACAGGAGGTGACAGAGAAACAACCGGGTGATACCATCAAATTTCAGATTTTCGCGCCTGATGCTGCAGGGCACAAGAGTCACGGTTACGTCGTTGAACTGGCTTTGCCGGGCAAAGCGTTTGACAGTTATATCGGCGATATCAACGGAATTGGATGGACTGAAAAAAATATGCGTTTTGCTCGCGCCAGGTCGGGCAATCCGACTTTAGCTATGCTGTCTCTCGCCTCGGTAACGATTCCGGAGAACGGCTACTTAGGCGAGATTACACTGAACGTGGCACATCCGCTAACTTCAGATATTGTTCTGATTATTCAAGCAGCAGCATGGGCAAATGGGGATGGGATTCAAGATATGGATGCGTCCGACGCGGCGATATCCTTTATGGAAACTCCCCTTTTTCCCGGCGATTTTGACGGTAACGAGATTGTCAACATGACCGATTTCTTATTTTTTGTTGCTGCGTTTAATACCCGTTCGGGAGATGCCAAATACAATGTGCTGGCGGATATGAATCGCAACGGGACCGTTGATATGTTCGACTTTTTACTCTTTGTCACTGCGTTTGGTGGGTAG
- a CDS encoding tetratricopeptide repeat protein encodes MSKKGWHIGCIALVLNFGIFWTSAPIWADPAAVDSLYLLGNQALKAGEIDRAKILFEQSLKTNKKHAPTHCGLGHVYLTQDQLSKARKAFRNAEKYRRKMPEAYFGMGLVYAREKGQWVRAIDYFCRALAEKPDYVEAQYHIGLTHLNLMNRDAIRAFEQVVEMDPDHPDAYYRLGFMYEYDLLKKDGAIEYYEKQLAVNPAHKDAMWRLGQLYRTLSRTDQAARTLSRLMQTQGTNQRQYMLELAEVYLERKNYEKAETLFETYIAGLSTRERTPYEDISLLASERETEAFQQAKDRQVLLQQFWKRRDPTPITDVNERRVEHFRRVAYAREHFGTAVFPWDRRGEVYVRYGTPSHKSASEDRQRESHPEDWDVKQRLLDRVDWAAEILLSDYAADSDSANVTHRGAGAEQAQRQLERQFQRLYNRSSERNQKSEQIRKRAESAMAVGGLGAFLGRPIFPIQDRRAWEYWIYPGLGEGVEIAFRQMPGAPDGVFDYAVLPAEMATKMRHLWEPLIPEQIISQAPREIYVPAFLAEPLYYAAYPATFRGLGDSTRLEIYYGFPASALTRDGGDVRINRGAVLYNAKGDPVFKAAQRAVLRVDGKTGIIPDVIALDVKPGSYYLAVQAIEERSGRTQVYGMPLRVPSYRHGKLWLSDIEMAASIEQTTGKGHFVKQNLEVIPLATRHYTQRHLIYLYYEIYGLSQDAFGQTDYQISYRLKPRSGQSFGAKVLGGLGKLVGIDQNEEQIAISYDQTGDADNVVNYLALDLSGSEPGEYVIEVAAMDRKDGQKVTKTASFKLETPDEIE; translated from the coding sequence TGCATTGCACTCGTCCTGAATTTTGGAATATTCTGGACGAGTGCACCAATTTGGGCGGATCCTGCTGCTGTGGACTCTCTCTATCTCCTGGGTAATCAGGCACTCAAAGCAGGAGAAATAGACCGCGCGAAAATTTTGTTTGAGCAATCACTAAAAACAAATAAAAAACACGCCCCAACCCACTGTGGATTGGGACATGTGTATCTGACCCAGGATCAGCTTAGCAAAGCCAGAAAAGCCTTTCGAAACGCGGAAAAATACCGGCGAAAAATGCCCGAAGCCTACTTTGGCATGGGCCTCGTCTATGCCCGTGAGAAAGGCCAGTGGGTGCGTGCCATTGATTATTTTTGTCGTGCCCTGGCCGAAAAGCCCGACTATGTAGAAGCCCAATACCACATTGGCCTGACGCACCTGAATCTCATGAATCGCGATGCCATCAGAGCTTTCGAACAGGTGGTCGAGATGGACCCGGACCATCCAGATGCGTATTATCGCCTGGGCTTTATGTATGAATACGACCTATTAAAAAAAGACGGCGCAATAGAATATTACGAAAAACAACTGGCGGTCAATCCCGCACACAAAGACGCCATGTGGCGACTGGGACAACTCTACCGCACCTTATCTCGTACGGACCAGGCCGCGCGCACCCTATCGCGGCTCATGCAAACTCAGGGCACAAACCAGCGACAATACATGCTGGAACTCGCCGAAGTCTATCTGGAACGAAAAAATTACGAAAAAGCCGAGACCCTTTTCGAAACCTATATAGCTGGCCTGAGCACCAGAGAGCGGACGCCTTATGAAGATATTTCCCTACTCGCCTCAGAAAGGGAAACAGAGGCATTTCAGCAGGCAAAGGACAGACAAGTACTACTGCAACAATTCTGGAAACGCCGAGACCCCACACCCATTACAGACGTCAACGAGCGAAGGGTCGAACACTTCCGCCGGGTAGCTTATGCACGAGAGCATTTCGGGACAGCGGTTTTTCCGTGGGATCGACGGGGTGAAGTCTATGTGCGCTATGGCACGCCATCCCACAAAAGCGCGTCCGAGGATCGGCAACGCGAATCCCATCCCGAAGATTGGGATGTCAAACAGCGGCTATTAGACCGCGTAGATTGGGCAGCCGAAATACTGCTATCAGATTACGCCGCTGATAGCGACAGCGCCAATGTGACCCACCGCGGAGCCGGCGCAGAACAGGCACAACGCCAACTCGAAAGGCAGTTCCAGAGACTGTACAACCGATCATCCGAGCGGAATCAGAAAAGCGAACAGATCCGAAAGCGGGCCGAATCGGCGATGGCCGTGGGAGGACTGGGTGCATTTCTGGGACGCCCCATCTTCCCGATCCAGGATCGCCGGGCGTGGGAATACTGGATCTATCCGGGATTGGGAGAAGGCGTGGAAATCGCGTTTCGCCAGATGCCCGGCGCGCCCGATGGCGTTTTTGACTACGCCGTATTACCCGCGGAAATGGCGACCAAAATGCGCCACCTCTGGGAGCCTCTCATACCCGAACAAATTATAAGCCAGGCTCCCAGAGAAATCTACGTACCCGCATTTCTCGCCGAACCCCTGTATTACGCGGCCTATCCCGCCACATTTCGGGGACTGGGCGACAGCACGCGCCTAGAGATCTACTATGGATTTCCCGCCTCCGCATTGACGCGAGATGGCGGGGATGTTCGGATAAATCGGGGAGCCGTTCTCTACAATGCAAAAGGCGATCCGGTATTTAAAGCAGCACAGCGAGCAGTGCTGCGGGTAGATGGAAAAACCGGGATCATTCCCGATGTAATCGCACTGGATGTAAAACCCGGATCGTACTACCTCGCCGTACAGGCCATCGAAGAGCGATCTGGACGCACGCAGGTCTATGGCATGCCCTTGCGGGTCCCGTCTTATCGGCACGGCAAACTCTGGCTGAGCGATATCGAAATGGCGGCTTCAATTGAACAGACCACCGGAAAAGGACATTTTGTCAAACAGAATTTGGAAGTCATTCCACTGGCCACGCGGCATTATACACAGCGGCATCTAATTTATCTTTACTACGAAATTTACGGACTGAGCCAGGACGCATTCGGACAGACGGACTACCAGATATCCTACCGCTTAAAACCGCGTTCCGGACAGTCGTTTGGCGCAAAAGTACTCGGTGGCCTGGGAAAACTGGTAGGCATAGACCAGAACGAAGAACAAATTGCGATTTCTTATGATCAGACGGGCGATGCCGACAACGTAGTCAACTATCTGGCACTTGACCTATCTGGTTCCGAGCCGGGGGAATACGTCATTGAGGTCGCTGCAATGGACCGCAAAGACGGACAAAAAGTGACCAAAACCGCGAGCTTTAAATTGGAAACACCCGACGAGATCGAGTGA